The following are from one region of the Dermacentor albipictus isolate Rhodes 1998 colony chromosome 5, USDA_Dalb.pri_finalv2, whole genome shotgun sequence genome:
- the LOC135916662 gene encoding uncharacterized protein, whose amino-acid sequence MAHHQLPKYDDQSDNWKAYITKAEAYFEATGVSDLGKKRALLVAALSTHTVQVLSGQVAPRKPNSLTYEEAVNVLDDYFDPKRHEITESYQFFNRCQLEDDAHIWALTAPSNGRLPPPILRTFTWCGIDVPMIVDTGSPACVVSKEIFEKNREHWPQLEPAFIKLSCYLGKLPVLGKLSMAVCYSNKEVKSSLMVLNCSGPSLCGRELISKFNDAGSSVLNVSVQQSSGPGSSRTPAMHAVLSEFKDVFSPKLGLIDGHPVHLKLKESAMLKFYHQPLVGLLKADRPTPALAAARIQRWALYLGGFCYQLQYSPGPANEADEWPLPEATVYAGNFGMSEKWTPGIVESITGSRMVSIRTPAGSVRRHVDQVRNREDATPPLGKDQEAAK is encoded by the exons ATGGCTCATCATCAGCTACCGAAATACGATGACCAGTCCGACAACTGGAAGGCCTACATCACGAAGGCAGAAGCCTATTTTGAGGCAACTGGCGTCAGTGACTTGGGAAAGAAGAGGGCGTTGCTGGTAGCAGCATTGAGTACGCACACCGTGCAAGTGCTCTCAGGACAGGTTGCACCGAGGAAGCCAAACTCGCTGACGTACGAGGAAGCAGTCAACGTTTTGGATGACTACTTCGACCCCAAGCGTCATGAAATAACGGAGAGCTATCAGTTCTTCAATCGCTGCCAGTTGGAAG ACGATGCGCACATTTGGGCATTAACCGCACCCTCCAATGGTCGGCTACCACCACCTATTCTTCGTACTTTCACATGGTGTGGCATTGACGTACCTATGATTGTGGACACCGGCTCACCCGCCTGTGTTGTGTCCAAAGAGATATTTGAGAAAAACCGTGAACATTGGCCGCAATTAGAACCCGCATTCATTAAACTGTCCTGTTATCTTGGAAAACTTCCAGTATTAGGGAAACTGAGTATGGCAGTGTGTTACAGTAACAAGGAGGTCAAGAGTTCCTTGATGGTCCTGAACTGTTCAGGTCCGAGCCTTTGTGGACGCGAGTTGATTTCCAAGTTCAATGACGCAGGATCCTCGGTGTTGAACGTATCAGTGCAACAAAGCTCTGGTCCAGGAAGCAGCCGTACCCCCGCCATGCATGCCGTCCTGTCAGAGTTCAAAGACGTCTTCAGCCCCAAGCTGGGTCTAATTGACGGACACCCTGTCCACCTGAAGCTCAAGGAAAGTGCCATGCTGAAATTTT ACCACCAGCCGCTCGTGGGCCTGCTGAAGGCGGATCGACCAACTCCAGCATTGGCAGCCGCCAGAATACAGCGCTGGGCGCTGTACTTAGGCGGATTCTGCTATCAGCTTCAATACTCTCCTG GGCCAGCCAACGAAGCAGACGAGTGGCCATTGCCTGAAGCTACCGTGTATGCCGGCAACTTCGGAATGAGTGAGAAATGGACTCCAGGAATTGTAGAGTCTATAACAGGCTCTCGAATGGTAAGCATTCGAACACCAGCCGGATCAGTAAGACGACATGTTGACCAGGTGCGGAATCGGGAAGATGCGACGCCACCGCTTGGTAAAGACCAAGAAGCGGCAAAATGA